Proteins from one Listeria weihenstephanensis genomic window:
- a CDS encoding ribonucleoside-diphosphate reductase subunit alpha → MNEPRITRNIGKKWGLQMTTYIVKDGGNRKLPFDKERLNRYLDTIHAEFPALEMEDYKRKVFTFIEKKGDYAADELVDYLIREAEARTDIHLPAWELFAGRLYLNKLYKKASKNRFYNDDDKYGSYVGLQESLGERGIYSGSILKNYSKDELIEAGKMIDPEKDKLFTYNGLYLLATRYLATDQARNVYELPQERWLTIALYLMQDEPKAKRMELVREAYWALSNLYMTVATPTLANAGKVGGQLSSCFIDTVDDSLQGIYDSNTDVARVSKHGGGVGAYLGYVRSSGSAIRGVRGASGGVVPWIKQLNNTAVSVDQLGQRKGAIAVYLDVFHKDIEAFLDLRLNNGDQRLRAHDVFTAVCMPDLFMEAVERRGDWYLFDPHEVKEKKGWYLQDFYDEQKGDGSFREKYEELVMDETVSRKIVKAIDIMKRIMVSQLETGNPFMFYRDEVNRMNPNKHAGMVYSSNLCTEIMQNMSPTRMIQEIISGDQIVITKQAGDFVVCNLSSVNLGRAVLAEDPETLERLIAIEVRMLDNVIDLNELPVPQATITNKKYRSIGLGTFGWHHLLALKNIAWDSEEAEVYADELYEQINFLTIKASAALAKEKGTYSVFKGSDWNTGEYFERRGYQSDAWQELATDVAKNGIRNAYLLAVAPNMSTAQIAGSTASIDPIFSPFYYEEKKDYRRPVIAPDLSLKTYPYYGKGAYQVDQFASVRQNGRRQRHVDQSQSFNFYVPSGIKASKLLELHMLAWSEGLKTTYYVRSNDIDVEECEWCSS, encoded by the coding sequence ATGAATGAACCACGTATAACGCGAAATATTGGAAAGAAATGGGGACTACAAATGACAACTTACATAGTGAAAGACGGAGGGAATCGCAAACTACCTTTCGACAAGGAACGGCTAAACAGATATCTAGATACGATTCATGCAGAATTTCCAGCACTTGAGATGGAAGATTACAAGCGTAAAGTATTTACTTTTATCGAGAAAAAAGGTGATTACGCAGCGGATGAGTTAGTGGATTACTTGATTCGTGAAGCGGAAGCACGTACAGATATTCATCTTCCAGCATGGGAATTGTTCGCAGGAAGACTTTATTTGAACAAGTTATATAAGAAAGCAAGTAAAAATCGCTTTTACAATGACGATGATAAATACGGTTCATATGTTGGTTTACAGGAAAGTCTTGGCGAGCGTGGCATTTATTCTGGTAGTATTTTAAAGAACTACTCGAAGGATGAGTTAATCGAAGCTGGCAAAATGATTGATCCAGAGAAGGATAAACTTTTCACATATAACGGTTTGTATTTACTTGCAACGCGTTACTTGGCGACAGATCAAGCGCGTAATGTATATGAATTACCGCAAGAACGCTGGTTGACGATTGCCCTTTATTTAATGCAAGATGAGCCAAAAGCAAAACGGATGGAACTTGTTCGTGAAGCTTATTGGGCGCTTAGCAATTTGTATATGACAGTAGCGACACCGACACTTGCTAATGCTGGTAAAGTCGGCGGGCAATTGTCGAGTTGCTTCATTGATACAGTGGATGATAGTTTGCAAGGCATTTACGATAGCAATACAGATGTGGCGCGTGTAAGTAAACATGGCGGCGGCGTTGGAGCTTATCTTGGTTATGTTCGTTCGTCAGGTTCGGCGATTCGTGGCGTACGTGGTGCTAGTGGTGGCGTTGTTCCATGGATTAAGCAACTGAATAACACGGCGGTTAGTGTCGATCAATTAGGTCAACGTAAAGGCGCGATTGCGGTTTACTTGGACGTTTTCCATAAAGATATTGAAGCGTTCCTTGATCTTCGTTTAAATAACGGAGACCAACGTTTACGCGCACATGACGTGTTTACAGCAGTTTGTATGCCAGATTTATTTATGGAAGCTGTCGAGCGTCGTGGAGATTGGTATTTATTTGATCCACATGAAGTCAAGGAGAAAAAAGGCTGGTACCTACAAGACTTCTATGATGAGCAAAAAGGTGATGGCTCGTTCCGCGAGAAATATGAAGAGTTAGTGATGGACGAAACGGTGAGCAGAAAGATCGTGAAGGCGATTGATATTATGAAACGCATCATGGTGAGTCAACTGGAAACGGGTAATCCGTTCATGTTCTATCGTGATGAAGTCAACCGGATGAATCCTAACAAACACGCGGGCATGGTTTACTCTAGTAATCTATGTACCGAAATTATGCAAAATATGAGTCCTACACGTATGATTCAAGAAATCATTAGTGGTGATCAAATTGTGATTACAAAACAAGCTGGCGATTTCGTTGTTTGTAACTTATCATCTGTGAATCTAGGTCGTGCTGTACTCGCAGAAGATCCAGAAACATTGGAACGCTTGATCGCGATTGAAGTTCGTATGTTGGATAACGTTATCGACTTGAATGAACTACCAGTACCGCAAGCAACGATTACGAATAAGAAATACCGCTCGATCGGTCTAGGAACTTTCGGTTGGCATCACTTGCTAGCCCTTAAAAATATTGCTTGGGATAGCGAAGAAGCAGAAGTGTATGCCGATGAACTATATGAGCAAATCAATTTCCTAACTATTAAAGCGAGTGCAGCTCTAGCAAAAGAAAAAGGCACGTACTCTGTCTTTAAAGGTAGTGATTGGAATACTGGTGAATACTTCGAGCGTCGTGGGTATCAGTCAGACGCATGGCAAGAGCTTGCGACAGATGTTGCTAAAAATGGTATCCGTAACGCGTACTTGTTAGCAGTTGCTCCAAACATGAGTACAGCGCAAATCGCAGGATCAACGGCATCGATCGATCCAATTTTCAGTCCGTTTTATTACGAAGAGAAGAAAGATTATCGCCGTCCAGTGATTGCGCCGGATCTTTCGCTTAAAACGTATCCGTACTACGGCAAAGGCGCGTACCAAGTGGACCAATTCGCAAGTGTCCGCCAAAACGGTCGCCGTCAACGCCATGTCGATCAATCGCAAAGCTTCAACTTTTATGTGCCGAGTGGGATTAAAGCAAGTAAATTGTTAGAACTTCACATGCTAGCTTGGAGTGAAGGCTTGAAAACGACTTACTACGTCCGCTCAAACGATATCGATGTTGAAGAGTGCGAATGGTGTTCAAGCTGA
- a CDS encoding ribonucleotide-diphosphate reductase subunit beta, with protein sequence MTDQKQELHRIKILEPLSPNRSTAIINGDTSGILNWNDIPYPSFYRAYKELSTNYWIPDEVDMKSDAKQYPLLSEEEKYAFDAIIGLLATLDSPQTRFIYNVAEYITDPAVHANTAIIGQQEVIHNESYSYVLASITNLQEQKRIFELARTHPTIVKRNEPIMESYDDFMTNKTGENLVKALIQSSILEGINFYSGFAYFYNLVRQNKMTGTGKIISFINRDELAHSKFISEVIRAILGENPELQTDELVEYTHEAFRHAVELETIWSEEVLDGIEGIDVSEMVDYVKYRANKMLGMLGIPELYPGHSENKMSWIKAYADNFTETKTDFFEMRNSSYKKTNVDNGFDDL encoded by the coding sequence ATGACGGATCAAAAGCAAGAATTGCACCGTATTAAAATTTTGGAACCGTTGAGCCCGAATCGCTCAACTGCAATTATAAATGGTGACACGAGTGGGATTTTGAATTGGAATGATATCCCGTATCCATCGTTTTACCGCGCGTATAAAGAATTATCGACGAATTATTGGATTCCCGATGAGGTCGATATGAAGAGTGACGCGAAGCAATATCCGCTACTTTCAGAAGAAGAGAAGTATGCTTTTGATGCGATTATTGGTTTGCTGGCGACATTGGATTCTCCGCAGACAAGGTTTATTTATAATGTTGCGGAATATATTACAGATCCAGCGGTGCACGCGAATACCGCGATTATTGGTCAGCAAGAAGTGATTCATAATGAGAGTTATTCTTACGTGCTTGCTTCAATTACGAATTTGCAAGAGCAGAAACGTATTTTTGAATTGGCGCGGACGCATCCGACGATTGTGAAGCGTAACGAGCCAATCATGGAGTCGTATGATGATTTTATGACAAACAAAACAGGCGAAAATTTAGTTAAAGCGTTGATTCAGTCTTCTATTTTAGAAGGTATTAATTTTTATAGTGGTTTTGCTTATTTTTATAACTTAGTTCGTCAAAATAAAATGACGGGAACTGGGAAAATTATTAGCTTTATCAATCGTGATGAATTGGCACATTCTAAGTTTATCTCAGAAGTTATTCGCGCGATTCTTGGTGAAAATCCAGAATTGCAAACAGATGAGCTTGTGGAATATACACATGAGGCTTTCCGCCATGCTGTGGAACTTGAAACGATTTGGTCGGAGGAAGTATTGGACGGGATTGAAGGTATTGATGTATCGGAAATGGTGGACTACGTGAAATACCGTGCCAATAAGATGCTTGGTATGCTTGGGATTCCAGAACTTTATCCGGGTCACAGCGAGAACAAGATGTCGTGGATTAAGGCATATGCAGATAACTTTACGGAAACGAAAACGGACTTTTTCGAAATGCGCAATAGTAGTTACAAAAAAACAAATGTCGACAACGGTTTTGACGATCTATGA
- a CDS encoding flavodoxin: protein MRILLAYDSLSGNTKMVAEEVEAEFKKSGHDVTSFRVHPDAQYPLETDYDLFILGAWTADLGRTPPDMKDFIAELGMKPPHVAIFGTGETQWSMAYFCGAVDRMATYFESDYPRLKIEQMPNNERDHEAIRNWVAEVLSMREGVVK from the coding sequence ATGAGAATCCTCTTGGCGTATGATTCTCTGAGTGGTAATACGAAAATGGTGGCAGAGGAAGTGGAAGCGGAATTCAAGAAGTCAGGGCATGATGTGACTTCGTTTCGTGTCCATCCTGACGCGCAGTATCCACTCGAGACGGACTACGATTTGTTCATTTTAGGGGCTTGGACAGCTGATTTAGGTAGGACACCGCCAGATATGAAGGATTTTATCGCAGAATTGGGAATGAAACCGCCGCACGTCGCGATTTTTGGGACGGGTGAAACACAATGGAGCATGGCTTATTTTTGCGGGGCAGTCGATCGGATGGCTACGTATTTTGAATCGGATTATCCGAGGTTAAAAATCGAGCAAATGCCGAATAATGAAAGGGACCACGAAGCGATCCGAAATTGGGTCGCGGAAGTATTGTCCATGAGAGAAGGGGTAGTAAAATGA
- a CDS encoding thioredoxin family protein produces MTSIEIKTMEEFDQHVAAGELVYVDYWKDNCPNCKMLDLSFQEFKNSSMADKVKVLKVKLEEVGEDFFFNRNIRQTPTLVLYKGGEEVSRLNGFIPPEHIEEAVVAQEA; encoded by the coding sequence ATGACAAGTATCGAAATTAAAACAATGGAAGAATTTGATCAACATGTTGCTGCAGGAGAGTTAGTTTACGTGGATTACTGGAAAGACAACTGCCCAAACTGTAAGATGTTAGATCTCTCGTTTCAAGAGTTTAAGAATTCATCGATGGCAGATAAGGTGAAGGTATTGAAAGTGAAATTGGAAGAAGTAGGGGAAGATTTCTTTTTCAATCGCAATATCCGTCAAACACCTACATTGGTGCTTTATAAAGGCGGCGAAGAGGTTTCGCGGTTGAATGGATTTATTCCGCCAGAGCATATTGAGGAAGCGGTTGTAGCACAGGAAGCATAA
- a CDS encoding PTS mannitol transporter subunit IICB produces the protein MEQQQAKSGFRVKVQHFGSFLSGMIMPNIGAFIAWGLITALFIPTGWWPNEEIAKLVDPMIKYLLPLLIGYTGGKLVYDTRGGVVGAAVTMGAVVGTSMPMFLGAMILGPLAAWLIKKFDKMIEGKIRAGFEMLVNNFSAGILAGILAIVSLKTIGPALQAVNTAMASGVQFLIDNHLLPLVSLLVEPGKVLFLNNAINQGVLAPLGIDQAVSTGKSILFLVEANPGPGLGILLAYTIFGSGTAKQTAPGAIIIQFLGGIHEIYFPYVLMKPALIIGAIAGGMTGIITFNLFNVGLVATASPGSIFAILALTPRGDYLGIICGVLFAAIASFAVSAVVLKTSKASDDAELATAEQKMATMKGKKAMVASAVVGTTDAELAADGIPVGTRKIIFACDAGMGSSAMGASVLRNKVKKAGLDIEVVNFAIAQLPPDADIVVTHQDLTARATEKLPKAYHISVDNFLNSHKYDELVENLADQK, from the coding sequence ATGGAACAACAACAAGCGAAGTCAGGTTTTCGCGTGAAGGTACAGCATTTTGGGAGTTTTTTAAGTGGTATGATTATGCCTAATATTGGGGCGTTTATTGCATGGGGATTGATCACGGCCCTGTTTATTCCGACTGGCTGGTGGCCGAATGAAGAGATCGCGAAATTAGTCGATCCGATGATTAAATATTTATTGCCGCTTTTGATTGGGTATACGGGTGGTAAATTGGTTTATGATACGCGTGGTGGTGTCGTTGGTGCGGCAGTTACGATGGGGGCAGTAGTAGGGACGTCGATGCCGATGTTCTTGGGTGCGATGATTTTAGGTCCACTCGCTGCTTGGTTAATTAAGAAATTCGATAAAATGATAGAAGGAAAAATTCGCGCTGGTTTTGAAATGTTGGTGAACAATTTCTCAGCAGGGATTTTAGCAGGAATTTTGGCGATTGTATCTTTGAAAACGATTGGACCTGCGCTTCAGGCTGTGAATACGGCGATGGCTTCGGGTGTCCAGTTCTTAATTGATAATCATTTGTTGCCGCTAGTTAGCTTGTTAGTCGAGCCTGGTAAAGTGTTGTTCTTGAATAACGCGATTAATCAGGGGGTTCTGGCGCCGCTGGGGATAGATCAGGCAGTTAGCACTGGGAAATCGATTCTTTTCTTAGTGGAAGCAAATCCGGGACCTGGTCTTGGTATTTTGCTAGCGTATACGATTTTTGGTAGCGGGACGGCGAAACAGACGGCTCCTGGTGCGATTATTATTCAATTCTTAGGCGGGATTCATGAGATCTACTTCCCGTATGTATTGATGAAACCGGCGCTTATTATTGGTGCGATTGCTGGTGGTATGACGGGTATTATCACGTTTAACTTATTTAATGTAGGACTTGTTGCGACGGCTTCTCCAGGTAGTATTTTTGCGATACTTGCTTTGACGCCGCGTGGTGATTATCTTGGTATTATTTGTGGGGTCTTGTTTGCAGCGATTGCGTCATTTGCAGTTTCGGCTGTAGTATTGAAAACCTCGAAAGCAAGTGATGATGCAGAACTCGCGACAGCGGAGCAAAAAATGGCTACAATGAAAGGTAAGAAGGCGATGGTAGCTAGCGCGGTTGTTGGGACGACGGATGCGGAACTTGCAGCGGATGGGATTCCAGTTGGGACGAGAAAAATTATTTTTGCATGTGATGCGGGAATGGGATCAAGTGCGATGGGTGCTTCGGTATTGCGGAACAAGGTGAAGAAGGCGGGACTCGATATTGAGGTTGTGAACTTTGCAATTGCGCAGTTGCCTCCGGACGCTGATATTGTCGTGACGCATCAGGATTTGACGGCTCGTGCGACGGAAAAACTACCAAAGGCCTATCATATTTCGGTCGACAATTTCTTGAATAGCCATAAATATGATGAGCTAGTGGAGAATTTGGCTGACCAGAAATAA
- a CDS encoding BglG family transcription antiterminator, protein MYISARTRLILEQLLMSHEPVATADLAEYMDVSERTIRRDLKEVEAVLGSYQLALERKDAKLSVFGSESSRQAFKWQLLDLSYNEFTPMERQQFILKTLLKENEPVKLIALANDLNVTISTVSSDLTKLEDELIGRAQIERKRGYGVKLIAEEATKRALLSDLIATTGSKDSLFQLFQQQKQEEIEMLADERLLHVIDNVLIQKVEENVRAWRKDLAYEMTDDAYLTLVVHISISVERMISGNYLQDMKPDQEYFRNFPEFTVAKELLAACLDMEPFVVPEGEALYVTMHIRGAKAQDETGVFSGNENVQAVTIAKRLISKVELELGSSFQEAALLSGLTAHLRPALRRLDQNMRIHNPLIKTIKHDYPSLFQIVRVAFSEIYQQREVPDEEIGYLVLHFGAALLQKNESRVFSGLVVCSSGIGTSKMLATRLKQALPQLKDLHNVSLFEVLNHRNTRHFDVIVSTIDLGKVDFEYFLVSPMLTDREISQIEVFLKQKEMFVPQKAPQEQEEQMTLLEAVHHLEGQQEYSNTVLAILKGFQVAKMEETQHNLEDTLRAVCMAMFEQERDIQVEILLKSLLEREKWSGFGIPETKLALFHVRNEFVHQPVFQIFSLQDAVDVPAMGGGNVAATTLLVLLAPEKLAPQGLEVMSFISAMAIENEGTTRLLESGNGAEITTFVIGKLNQFLYDMRRK, encoded by the coding sequence ATGTATATTTCGGCAAGGACGAGACTTATTTTAGAGCAGCTTTTAATGAGCCATGAACCTGTAGCAACGGCGGATTTGGCGGAATATATGGATGTGAGTGAGCGTACGATCAGGCGTGATTTGAAGGAAGTAGAGGCGGTGCTAGGATCGTATCAGTTGGCTTTGGAACGAAAGGATGCCAAGCTGTCTGTGTTTGGATCGGAGTCTAGCCGCCAAGCTTTTAAATGGCAATTGCTCGACTTATCTTACAATGAATTCACACCGATGGAGCGGCAGCAGTTTATTTTAAAAACGTTATTGAAGGAAAATGAACCGGTGAAATTAATCGCGCTGGCAAATGACCTCAATGTGACGATATCGACGGTCAGCAGTGATTTAACGAAGCTTGAGGATGAACTAATTGGGCGAGCTCAGATTGAGCGCAAACGTGGATATGGTGTGAAATTGATCGCGGAAGAGGCCACGAAACGAGCTTTATTAAGTGATTTGATCGCGACGACGGGATCAAAGGACTCGCTATTCCAACTATTTCAGCAGCAAAAGCAAGAAGAAATTGAGATGCTGGCGGATGAGCGATTACTTCATGTGATTGATAATGTGCTGATTCAGAAAGTGGAGGAGAATGTACGGGCGTGGCGCAAGGATTTGGCGTACGAGATGACGGATGATGCTTATTTGACGCTCGTCGTGCATATCTCGATTTCAGTGGAACGAATGATTAGTGGAAACTATTTGCAGGATATGAAACCGGACCAAGAATATTTTCGGAATTTTCCAGAATTTACTGTGGCAAAAGAATTGTTAGCTGCGTGCTTGGATATGGAACCGTTTGTGGTACCGGAGGGTGAGGCGCTATACGTGACGATGCATATTCGTGGGGCAAAAGCGCAGGATGAGACGGGCGTGTTTTCGGGAAATGAGAATGTGCAGGCGGTGACGATTGCCAAACGGTTGATTTCAAAAGTGGAATTGGAGCTAGGCAGTTCTTTTCAGGAAGCGGCGTTACTAAGCGGCCTAACCGCGCATTTACGACCGGCGTTACGCAGATTAGATCAGAATATGCGTATTCACAATCCGTTGATTAAAACGATTAAACATGATTATCCGTCGTTGTTCCAGATTGTGCGCGTGGCCTTTTCCGAAATTTATCAACAGCGGGAAGTTCCTGATGAGGAGATTGGCTATTTGGTCTTGCATTTCGGAGCAGCGTTATTACAGAAAAATGAGAGTCGTGTGTTCTCGGGCCTTGTTGTTTGTTCGAGTGGGATTGGAACGTCGAAAATGCTTGCAACACGTCTGAAACAGGCGTTACCTCAGCTCAAGGATTTGCACAATGTATCGCTATTTGAGGTTTTGAATCATCGGAATACGCGACATTTCGATGTGATTGTGTCAACGATTGATTTGGGAAAAGTTGATTTTGAGTATTTTCTGGTGAGTCCGATGTTGACGGATCGGGAAATTTCGCAGATTGAGGTTTTTCTGAAACAAAAGGAGATGTTTGTACCGCAAAAGGCGCCGCAGGAACAAGAGGAGCAGATGACGTTGCTTGAGGCGGTGCATCATTTGGAAGGACAGCAGGAGTATTCGAACACGGTTTTAGCGATTTTAAAAGGGTTTCAGGTCGCGAAAATGGAGGAGACGCAACATAATTTGGAAGATACATTGCGTGCGGTTTGTATGGCGATGTTTGAGCAGGAGCGGGATATTCAGGTGGAAATTCTGTTGAAATCGCTCTTGGAACGGGAAAAATGGAGTGGTTTTGGAATTCCCGAGACGAAGCTCGCGTTGTTTCATGTCCGAAATGAGTTTGTACACCAGCCCGTTTTTCAGATTTTCTCATTGCAAGATGCGGTCGATGTACCAGCGATGGGTGGGGGAAACGTGGCGGCGACAACATTACTTGTTTTGCTAGCACCGGAAAAATTGGCGCCGCAGGGACTCGAAGTGATGAGTTTTATTAGTGCGATGGCGATTGAAAATGAGGGAACGACGCGCTTGCTTGAATCAGGGAATGGCGCGGAAATCACGACATTTGTGATTGGTAAATTAAATCAATTTTTATATGATATGAGGAGGAAATAG
- a CDS encoding PTS sugar transporter subunit IIA has protein sequence MVALNSQDIALKQAFSTKEEAITAAGQLLVEQGYVDAPYIEKMKERDAMTSTFIGNMVAIPHGTDDSRDMIKNSGIVILQVPDGVSFDGNEVKVLIGIAGADGEHMDLLSSIAIVCSEEENVAQIVAAESKQAIIDFFEGSESA, from the coding sequence ATGGTAGCACTTAATAGTCAAGATATTGCGTTGAAACAGGCGTTTAGCACGAAGGAAGAGGCGATTACAGCCGCGGGACAATTATTGGTGGAGCAAGGATACGTGGATGCGCCTTATATTGAGAAAATGAAGGAGCGGGACGCGATGACGTCAACGTTTATCGGGAATATGGTCGCGATTCCGCATGGTACGGATGATTCGCGGGATATGATTAAGAATTCGGGGATCGTTATTTTGCAAGTTCCGGATGGCGTGTCGTTTGATGGGAATGAAGTGAAAGTTTTGATCGGAATTGCTGGTGCGGACGGTGAGCATATGGATTTACTTAGCAGTATTGCGATTGTTTGCTCGGAGGAAGAGAACGTGGCGCAGATCGTTGCGGCTGAATCGAAACAAGCGATTATTGATTTCTTTGAAGGGAGCGAAAGCGCATGA
- a CDS encoding mannitol-1-phosphate 5-dehydrogenase, translating to MIAVHFGAGNIGRGFIGQLLHEANYHVTFVDVNETVVNALNEKKEYNVILADDSKQVDLITDVSAINSQKNPEQVIAAILETELVTTAVGPTILPFIAKTLVAAIRARTVIEKPLIVMACENMIGASESLQDNVYAELSEDEKKYADQFVSFPNAAVDRIVPNQTHDDPLTVLVEPFYEWVVEKSAIKGAVPAIPGITYVDDLTPYIERKLFTVNTGHAVTAYIGHMKNIDSIEAAIHNDKVLFAVRSALEETGALLEKKFDFGHEEHQAYIDKIIERFKNPHISDYVSRVGRSPMRKLGPNDRFVQPARQFVEAFNETPKALADAIAAALRFNDPDDAEAVELQALVAAVGLEKAIADVTGIESYSKLFEKVKDSYLKLA from the coding sequence ATGATCGCAGTACATTTTGGTGCGGGTAATATTGGACGCGGTTTTATTGGACAGCTACTTCATGAGGCGAATTATCATGTCACTTTTGTGGATGTGAACGAGACGGTTGTAAATGCTTTGAATGAGAAAAAAGAATACAATGTGATTTTGGCGGATGATTCGAAGCAGGTGGATTTGATCACGGATGTGAGTGCAATTAATAGCCAGAAAAATCCGGAGCAGGTGATCGCGGCAATTCTAGAAACGGAGCTGGTGACGACTGCGGTTGGGCCTACCATTTTACCGTTTATTGCGAAAACATTGGTGGCGGCGATCAGAGCGAGAACGGTGATTGAAAAACCATTGATTGTGATGGCGTGTGAAAATATGATCGGTGCTTCGGAATCGTTGCAGGACAACGTGTATGCGGAATTATCGGAAGACGAGAAGAAGTACGCTGATCAGTTCGTGTCCTTCCCAAATGCTGCGGTGGACAGAATTGTTCCGAACCAAACGCATGATGATCCGTTGACTGTGTTGGTAGAGCCGTTTTATGAGTGGGTTGTGGAAAAGAGTGCGATTAAGGGCGCAGTGCCAGCGATTCCTGGGATTACGTATGTGGATGATTTGACACCATATATTGAGCGGAAATTGTTCACAGTGAATACGGGGCATGCGGTGACGGCGTACATCGGTCACATGAAAAATATTGATTCTATTGAAGCCGCAATTCATAATGACAAAGTTTTGTTCGCTGTTCGTAGTGCGCTTGAAGAAACGGGAGCGCTGTTAGAAAAGAAATTTGACTTTGGACATGAAGAACATCAAGCTTATATTGACAAAATTATCGAAAGATTCAAAAATCCGCACATTTCAGATTATGTATCACGTGTCGGCCGTTCGCCAATGCGCAAACTTGGTCCAAATGATCGTTTCGTACAACCAGCACGTCAATTTGTCGAGGCTTTTAACGAAACACCGAAAGCGCTAGCGGACGCGATTGCTGCTGCCTTGCGATTCAATGATCCAGATGATGCGGAAGCGGTGGAATTGCAAGCCCTTGTTGCCGCTGTTGGTCTTGAGAAAGCAATCGCTGATGTGACGGGAATCGAGAGTTATTCTAAGCTTTTTGAGAAAGTGAAGGATTCTTATTTAAAATTGGCTTGA
- a CDS encoding nucleotide pyrophosphohydrolase produces MEQLKQIVHEFLAERGWEEQYKMPKDLALSLTLEASELLECFQWKTDNEALSENKAEILEELADVFIYATQMAVAMDVNIDEIVKAKLVKNATKYPAKST; encoded by the coding sequence ATGGAGCAATTGAAACAAATAGTACATGAATTCTTAGCTGAACGCGGTTGGGAAGAGCAATATAAGATGCCAAAAGACTTGGCGTTGTCCCTCACACTAGAGGCAAGTGAGTTACTCGAATGTTTCCAATGGAAGACAGATAATGAGGCGTTGTCAGAGAATAAGGCGGAAATTTTAGAGGAGTTGGCAGATGTTTTTATCTATGCAACCCAGATGGCGGTAGCAATGGATGTCAACATAGATGAGATTGTAAAAGCAAAGCTAGTAAAAAATGCTACAAAGTATCCAGCGAAGAGTACCTGA